One segment of Zymoseptoria tritici IPO323 chromosome 2, whole genome shotgun sequence DNA contains the following:
- the PTP3 gene encoding tyrosine protein phosphatase 3 (putative dual spec /): protein MGWLDLVPRAGNLYIGGLHALYQKPDLFKAAKITHIVSVLDYDLYENDHFKHFKHIQIKLDDDPNEVLLKHFSETNAFIDNALSNGGAVFVHCAMGKSRSATIVCCYLMWKYNISPELALAQLCEGREVCDPNPGFKEQLKVYELMLKAPNEAEAQSIFQKWLDTRYTGTWYSGTFRSMTTSRRSME, encoded by the exons ATGGGCTGGCTCGATCTCGTGCCTCGTGCAGGCAACCT ATATATCGGTGGTCTCCACGCGTTGTATCAGAAGCCAGACCTCTTCAAAGCGGCGAAGATCACGCATATCGTGTCGGTGTTGGACTATGATCTGTATGAAAACGATCACTTCAAGCACTTCAAACATATCCA GATCAAACTCGACGATGACCCGAATGAAGTCCTGCTGAAGCACTTCTCAGAAACGAACGCGTTCATCGACAACGCTCTCTCCAACGGTGGAGCAGTCTTCGTACACTGCGCCATGGGCAAGTCACGATCCGCGACCATCGTATGCTGCTACTTGATGTGGAAGTACAACATCAGCCCTGAATTGGCGTTGGCTCAACTCTGCGAAGGACGGGAAGTCTGCGATCCCAACCCAGGTTTCAAGGAGCAGCTGAAAGTCTACGAGCTCATGCTCAAAGCTCCCAACGAGGCTGAGGCTCAAAGCATCTTCCAGAAGTGGCTGGACACTCGGTACACCGGCACTTGGTACTCTGGTACGTTTCGGTCAATGACGACGAGCCGCCGCTCAATGGAATGA